From Aspergillus chevalieri M1 DNA, chromosome 4, nearly complete sequence, a single genomic window includes:
- the MCM7 gene encoding DNA replication licensing factor MCM7 (COG:L;~EggNog:ENOG410PGHK;~InterPro:IPR027417,IPR003593,IPR001208,IPR041562, IPR027925,IPR033762,IPR031327,IPR008050,IPR012340, IPR018525;~PFAM:PF00493,PF17855,PF17207,PF07728,PF14551;~go_component: GO:0042555 - MCM complex [Evidence IEA];~go_function: GO:0003677 - DNA binding [Evidence IEA];~go_function: GO:0003678 - DNA helicase activity [Evidence IEA];~go_function: GO:0005524 - ATP binding [Evidence IEA];~go_process: GO:0006260 - DNA replication [Evidence IEA];~go_process: GO:0006270 - DNA replication initiation [Evidence IEA];~go_process: GO:0032508 - DNA duplex unwinding [Evidence IEA]), with protein sequence MALLQYPAPVDYAAQLDAFKDFLQHFKTFESASESAATEALEDLHIDGDRTSDEYDFMDDAEEGEGAQRPGAGRTRREPKLKYMQMLQDVANRERMNVVIELDDLNTFEKSLPEETDLKLVESVQKNTHRYIEILSQAVDAIMPRETKEVTFKDDVLDVIMSQRERRNENLAMAMEADMDTAAAPSMFPPELTRRYTLNFKPLTPSGSSNERDSKALAVRNVRGEHLGSLITVRGITTRVSDVKPAVQINAYTCDRCGCEVFQPVTTKQFLPMTECMSDECTQNNSKGQLFLSTRASKFVPFQEVKIQEMADQVPVGHIPRTLTVHCHGSLTRQLNPGDIVDVAGIFLPTPYTGFRAIRAGLLTDTYLEAQYITQHKESYNELQMDSRTLRKIEKYQNSGNMYEYLARSIAPEIYGHIDVKKALLLLLIGGVTKEMGDGMHIRGDINICLMGDPGVAKSQLMKYIAKVAPRGVYTTGRGSSGVGLTAAVMRDPVTDEMVLEGGALVLADNGICCIDEFDKMEDADRTAIHEVMEQQTISISKAGITTTLNARTSILAAANPLYGRYNPRVSPVENINLPAALLSRFDVMFLILDTPSRDADEELAHHVTYVHMHNKHPETDDQAVVFTPHEVRQYIAKARTYRPVVPQSVSDYMVGAYVRMRKDQKRDEATKKQFSHVTPRTLLGVVRLSQALARLRFSEIVAPEDVDEALRLIEVSKASLSNDGQMGVDQSPTSKIYTLIRSMWESGAAAVGDDESGALSMRRIRERVLAKGFTEDQLTMAIDEYANVDVWQVIANGTRLVFIGAEDDVMEDM encoded by the exons ATGGCTTTGCTCCAGTACCCCGCGCCCGTCGACTACGCGGCCCAATTGGATGCTTTCAAGGACTTTCTCCAGCACTTCAAAACTTTCGAGTCCGCCTCCGAATCGGCTGCAACAGAGGCACTTGAAGATTTGCACATCGACGGCGACCGGACTAGCGATGAATACGATTTTATGGACGATGccgaggagggggagggcgCGCAGAGACCAGGAGCTGGTCGCACACGCCGGGAACCGAAGTTGAAATATATGCAAATGTTGCAAGATGTCGCGAACCGAGAACGGATGAACGTCGTTATCGAATTGGACGACTTGAACACC TTTGAGAAATCGCTTCCAGAGGAGACGGACTTGAAGCTTGTCGAGTCTGTTCAGAAAAACACGCATCGCTATATCGAGATCCTTTCGCAGGCGGTTGATGCTATCATGCCCAGGGAAACCAAAGAAGTCAC TTTCAAAGATGATGTGCTTGATGTTATTATGTCCCAGCGTGAAAGACGGAATGAGAACCTGGCCATGGCCATGGAAGCAGACATGGATACCGCAGCAGCTCCCTCGATGTTCCCGCCTGAGCTGACTCGCCGATACACTCTCAATTTCAAGCCACTTACTCCTTCCGGCTCCAGCAACGAACGTGATTCGAAGGCATTGGCAGTCCGGAACGTGCGCGGAGAGCATCTTGGTAGTCTCATTACAGTTCGGGGTATAACTACTCGTGTGTCCGATGTCAAGCCCGCTGTCCAGATCAACGCCTACACCTGTGACCGATGCGGTTGTGAAGTCTTCCAGCCCGTCACAACGAAACAGTTTCTTCCCATGACAGAATGTATGTCAGATGAATGCACGCAGAACAACTCCAAGGGTCAACTGTTCCTCTCCACCCGTGCTTCGAAGTTCGTTCCGTTCCAAGAAGTGAAGATCCAGGAAATGGCCGACCAGGTTCCCGTCGGTCACATCCCGCGAACATTAACCGTACACTGCCACGGAAGCTTGACCCGCCAGCTGAACCCCGGTGACATCGTCGATGTGGCAGGCATTTTCCTTCCCACTCCTTACACGGGCTTCAGAGCCATCCGCGCTGGTCTTCTGACTGATACCTACTTGGAGGCCCAGTACATTACCCAACATAAGGAATCCTATAATGAACTGCAAATGGACAGCCGGACGCTTCGCAAGATCGAAAAGTATCAGAACTCTGGCAACATGTACGAGTATCTGGCTCGGTCCATTGCCCCTGAGATTTATGGTCACATCGACGTGAAGAAGGCCCTACTTTTGCTTCTTATTGGTGGTGTTACCAAGGAAATGGGTGACGGCATGCACATCCGTGGAGACATCAACATCTGTCTTATGGGTGACCCTGGTGTTGCTAAATCTCAGTTGATGAAGTACATTGCCAAGGTTGCTCCTCGTGGTGTATACACAACCGGTCGCGGAAGCAGCGGTGTCGGTCTCACGGCAGCAGTCATGAGAGATCCCGTGACTGACGAGATGGTCCTGGAAGGAGGTGCTCTGGTTTTGGCTGACAATGGCATCTGCTGCATTGATGAATTCGACAAGATGGAAGACGCAGACCGGACCGCCATTCACGAAGTTATGGAACAGCAaaccatctccatctccaaggcaggaatcacaaccacCCTAAACGCACGAACATCTATCCTGGCGGCCGCCAACCCTCTGTACGGCCGATACAACCCCCGCGTCTCTCCCGTCGAGAACATCAACCTCCCCGCCGCCCTCTTGTCTCGTTTCGATGTCATGttcctcatcctcgacaCTCCCTCGCGCGACGCAGACGAAGAACTGGCACACCACGTCACCTACGTCCACATGCACAACAAGCATCCCGAGACCGACGACCAGGCTGTCGTCTTCACTCCCCACGAGGTCCGCCAGTACATCGCCAAGGCACGGACCTACAGACCCGTCGTTCCTCAATCCGTTTCAGACTACATGGTCGGTGCCTACGTGCGAATGCGAAAGGACCAGAAGCGCGACGAAGCCACCAAAAAGCAGTTCTCCCACGTCACCCCCCGTACACTGCTCGGTGTCGTCCGTCTGTCTCAGGCCTTGGCGCGTCTTCGCTTCAGCGAGATTGTTGCCCCGGAGGATGTCGACGAGGCTCTTCGCCTTATTGAGGTCAGCAAGGCCTCGCTGTCCAACGACGGACAGATGGGCGTGGACCAGAGCCCTACCAGCAAGATCTACACTCTCATCCGCAGCATGTGGGAGAGCGGTGCTGCGGCGGTTGGAGATGACGAGAGCGGTGCTCTCAGTATGAGACGGATCCGTGAGCGGGTGCTGGCCAAAGGCTTCACAGAAGACCAGCTCACGATGGCGATTGATGAATACGCCAACGTTGAT GTCTGGCAAGTTATTGCTAACGGCACTCGCCTTGTCTTTATCGGAGCTGAGGATGATGTTATGGAGGATATGTAA
- the pex1 gene encoding AAA family ATPase peroxin 1 (COG:O;~EggNog:ENOG410PGQH;~InterPro:IPR027417,IPR041569,IPR003959,IPR029067, IPR015342,IPR003593,IPR003960,IPR025653,IPR009010;~PFAM:PF09262,PF17862,PF00004;~go_component: GO:0005777 - peroxisome [Evidence IEA];~go_component: GO:0005778 - peroxisomal membrane [Evidence IEA];~go_function: GO:0005524 - ATP binding [Evidence IEA];~go_function: GO:0016887 - ATPase activity [Evidence IEA];~go_process: GO:0006625 - protein targeting to peroxisome [Evidence IEA];~go_process: GO:0007031 - peroxisome organization [Evidence IEA]), translating into MAPRKPSSTAEVALVPLKNCLVNLPPSLTALLVNANATAQNVIVELQYRPSAGRANGSPSQRSLYLGWTGMPSKRKLAPVVGRDGINRGSSREQEASTVELDTTFGRVLGLTEGQPVAIYIHLDPPVAHTINIEPMTPEDWEIIELHANFLELNLLSQIRALPNPGYNNAGQLEHMHPLALHLSPTSTANIVITSLTPAPSDTSAFAKIAPDAEVIVAPKVRPKNAAGSRADSRSVTSRKSASGRSSSGTARPKSRSDSANRTGLYLRGVNRKSADQWFDAECDDDNNEGFRVWVDPDLLATNELRGAGWVCISVVQPAGLKPMPDPQQQINQVEQQKSSEAGSPATKLVAKLVPWVDAPDTQHVAISTLLCSALSAEGIVGGIVRVEAAPPQTQRSTVKSLKIYPFMSDPSKKRDGLKFGADTVAAKDALLERIKVIHGAPGSDIGLLSGALTDGMILPRVENPGSVSAFDGAIVRFEPPLKGNDASKSSFGWLLGSESKLSLEVQSEIPRLSEASALPTDDPIPEVAPELVGIESIISQSLDSLTKSTSILLTGGLGAGKTSLTHLLAHRVQKDYLFSVKFFSCRKLVTDETRISNIKETLNRLFMSAAWCARLGGQSVVILDDLDKLCPAETELQVGGDNGRSRQNSEVICSMVREYCSMNSPVVLLATAQSKDSLNNVIVGGHVAREVLHLRAPDKDGRRKVLEKLTSQDKAADSINGHARSVSESTHDSWLDPSNPGSRPGSSENDGFVLARNIDFLELAGKTDGYMPGDLVLLISRARNEALIRSVQDLSAASKAITLGADDFENALKGFTPASLRNVTLTSSTTTFSAIGGLHSTRQTLMETLQYPTKYAPIFAQCPLRLRSGLLLYGYPGCGKTMLASAVAGECGLNFISVKGPEILNKYIGASEKSVRDLFERAQAARPCILFFDEFDSIAPKRGHDSTGVTDRVVNQLLTQMDGAEGLSGVYVLAATSRPDLIDPALLRPGRLDKSLLCDMPSHSDRVDIIEAVSKKLNMSQEVVSRLDEVAARTEGFSGADIQAVVYNAHLEAVHDALGDHTAANDKAPTRSSAKSSSTSVSSKSFIQFLYSSEEQTGSVPMPSPAIVASKLEAIKSTRRRQRQLEQQGTVGAAQSASMTNGNASQEEPRVEVIVRWEHVERSLANTRRSLSEPEQRRFQAIYREFVMGRNGEMPNGEGGREVGGRTSLM; encoded by the exons ATGGCGCCCAGAAAGCCCTCCTCGACGGCAGAAGTTGCCCTCGTGCCTCTGAAAAACTGCTTGGTCAACTTGCCGCCATCATTGACCGCGCTTCTGGTTAACGCGAACGCC ACAGCGCAAAATGTCATTGTTGAGCTGCAATATCGACCTTCTGCCGGGAGGGCCAACGGAAGCCCGTCGCAACGGTCGCTATACCTAGGCTGGACGGGAATGCCCAGCAAACGGAAGCTGGCGCCCGTCGTGGGAAGAGATGGCATCAATAGGGGGTCCTCCAGAGAACAAGAGGCGTCGACGGTGGAATTAGATACCACATTCGGGAGAGTCCTGGGCCTTACGGAAGGACAACCG GTtgctatatatatacaccTTGATCCTCCGGTCGCACACACTATTAATATTGAGCCCATGACTCCAGAAGATTGGGAGA TTATTGAACTTCACGCCAACTTCTTGGAGCTTAATCTCCTATCGCAAATTCGCGCGCTCCCGAATCCAGGATATAATAATGCAGGACAACTCGAGCACATGCACCCTTTGGCTTTGCATCTTTCTCCGACGTCTACCGCGAATATTGTCATCACCTCACTCACACCCGCCCCGTCAGACACGTCGGCATTCGCAAAGATAGCTCCAGATGCGGAAGTTATAGTCGCGCCCAAAGTCCGTCCGAAAAATGCGGCAGGCTCTCGAGCAGACAGTCGCAGCGTTACCAGTAGGAAGAGTGCCAGTGGCAGGAGTAGCAGCGGCACTGCGCGACCTAAGAGTAGGTCCGACTCTGCAAACAGAACCGGGCTCTACTTGAGAGGTGTCAATCGCAAGTCTGCTGACCAGTGGTTCGATGCGGAATGCGACGATGACAATAACGAAGGCTTCCGTGTGTGGGTTGACCCAGACCTACTCGCCACAAACGAGCTTCGAGGTGCCGGCTGGGTGTGCATCTCCGTTGTCCAACCTGCTGGCCTCAAACCGATGCCTGACCCTCAGCAGCAAATCAACCAGGTGGAGCAACAAAAGTCAAGCGAGGCCGGTTCTCCCGCGACGAAGCTCGTTGCTAAGCTGGTACCATGGGTGGATGCACCAGATACCCAGCATGTTGCCATTTCCACCTTGTTGTGCAGCGCGCTAAGCGCGGAAGGTATAGTTGGTGGGATTGTTCGTGTTGAAGCAGCGCCGCCGCAAACGCAACGATCAACAGTGAAGTCGCTTAAAATATATCCATTCATGTCCGATCCGTCGAAGAAAAGAGATGGATTGAAGTTCGGCGCTGATACTGTAGCTGCGAAGGACGCGCTGCTCGAGCGGATTAAGGTGATTCATGGGGCCCCTGGGTCTGACATCGGTCTATTATCAGGCGCGTTGACAGACGGAATGATATTGCCAAGGGTAGAAAACCCGGGATCAGTATCTGCATTCGACGGTGCGATTGTTCGCTTTGAACCTCCGTTGAAGGGCAATGATGCCTCTAAATCTTCATTTGGGTGGCTCTTGGGATCAGAGTCGAAGCTGTCTCTAGAGGTGCAGTCCGAAATACCTAGACTGTCGGAAGCCTCTGCACTACCCACTGATGATCCAATCCCAGAAGTTGCTCCTGAACTGGTGGGGATTGAGTCTATTATCTCGCAATCTCTTGATAGCCTGACCAAATCTACTTCTATCCTGTTGACTGGTGGTCTCGGGGCTGGAAAAACATCTCTTACTCACCTCCTTGCGCACCGGGTTCAGAAAGACTATCTGTTCAGTGTGAAGTTCTTTTCTTGCCGGAAACTGGTTACTGATGAGACTCGGATTTCGAACATTAAAGAGACTTTGAACCGTCTCTTCATGTCCGCTGCTTGGTGCGCCCGCTTAGGTGGGCAATCAGTAGTCATTCTGGACGACCTCGATAAGTTGTGTCCTGCGGAGACAGAACTGCAAGTTGGAGGAGACAACGGCCGCAGTCGCCAAAACAGTGAAGTTATCTGCTCGATGGTCCGAGAGTATTGCTCGATGAATTCGCCGGTCGTCCTCCTGGCCACTGCGCAATCTAAAGACTCTCTGAACAACGTCATCGTTGGTGGGCATGTGGCACGCGAGGTTCTTCATCTCAGAGCACCCGACAAAGATGGACGTCGCAAGGTTCTGGAGAAGCTCACAAGCCAGGATAAGGCCGCTGACAGCATCAACGGCCACGCACGGAGCGTTAGCGAGTCTACCCATGATTCATGGTTGGACCCTTCAAATCCTGGGAGTCGACCTGGTTCATCCGAGAATGATGGCTTCGTCCTTGCACGAAACATCGATTTCCTTGAGCTGGCCGGAAAGACCGACGGTTACATGCCAGGGGACCTCGTTCTGCTCATTTCCCGCGCCCGGAACGAGGCTCTGATACGTTCGGTGCAAGATCTATCGGCGGCCTCGAAAGCAATCACTCTTGGGGCAGATGACTTCGAGAACGCACTGAAAGGCTTCACCCCAGCCTCTCTACGTAACGTTACACTCACCTCATCCACCACTACCTTTTCTGCGATTGGTGGTTTGCACTCGACCAGACAAACTCTTATGGAGACGCTGCAATATCCCACGAAGTATGCGCCTATTTTTGCGCAGTGTCCTCTACGTCTGCGGTCTGGATTGCTTCTCTACGGCTACCCTGGATGTGGTAAGACAATGCTGGCTAGTGCAGTGGCGGGCGAATGCGGCTTGAACTTTATCAGTGTCAAGGGACCCGAGATTCTGAACAAGTACATCGGTGCCAGTGAGAAGAGCGTTCGAGATTTGTTCGAAAGAGCACAGGCCGCCAGACCGTGTATCCTGTTCTTTGACGAGTTCGACAGTATTGCACCGAAACGTGGACATGACTCCACTGGTGTTACGGATCGCGTTGTCAACCAGCTCCTTACACAGATGGACGGTGCGGAAGGTCTTTCTGGTGTCTACGTACTGGCAGCAACCTCACGACCCGATCTCATCGATCCAGCCCTGCTGCGTCCCGGACGTTTGGACAAGTCCCTCCTCTGCGACATGCCATCGCATTCGGACCGGGTCGACATCATCGAAGCTGTCAGCAAGAAGCTGAACATGAGCCAAGAAGTCGTCAGCCGTCTGGACGAGGTCGCTGCCAGAACCGAGGGTTTCTCAGGAGCCGATATCCAAGCCGTGGTGTACAATGCTCATCTCGAAGCCGTGCACGATGCCTTGGGCGATCACACAGCAGCCAACGACAAAGCACCGACCCGTAGCAGTGCGAAATCATCGTCGACCAGCGTCAGCAGCAAATCCTTCATTCAGTTCCTGTATTCCTCCGAGGAACAAACAGGCTCAGTCCCCATGCCATCGCCAGCTATTGTCGCATCGAAGCTCGAAGCAATCAAGAGCACGCGCCGTCGCCAGCGACAGCTGGAACAGCAGGGCACAGTCGGCGCTGCACAGTCGGCATCCATGACCAACGGCAACGCTTCTCAAGAAGAACCGCGCGTGGAGGTCATCGTGCGGTGGGAGCATGTTGAGCGATCGCTGGCTAATACGCGTCGTTCGTTGAGTGAGCCTGAGCAGAGACGGTTCCAGGCCATCTACCGGGAGTTCGTGATGGGACGGAATGGAGAGATGCCTAATGGTGAGGGTGGGAGAGAAGTTGGAGGGAGGACGAGTTTGATGTAG
- a CDS encoding acyl--CoA ligase (COG:I;~EggNog:ENOG410PGIY;~InterPro:IPR000873,IPR020845,IPR042099,IPR025110;~PFAM:PF00501,PF13193), with protein sequence MPVTSSYAPVQVPDVDIWDFLFERKDKPFPDDKIIYQDADTKRAYTYAGVKEAALTFGKGLKAIYNWRKGDVLALFTPNCIDTPVVTWGTHWAGGVVSPANPAYTVEELAFQLKNSGAKALVTQMSALGVAEKAAAQVGISRERVILIGDERHPEAKFKHFTSVRNISGATRFRKTKVDPRKDLSFLVYSSGTTGLPKGVRLSHRNIVANTLQMEVADGANLSCSGGEDGKGDRILAFLPFYHIYGLNCLLHQTIYRGYQLVVMQKFDIEKWCAHVQDYRITFSYVVPPVVLLLGKHPIIDKYNLSSLRMMNCGAAPLTQELVEAVYARIKVGIKQGYGLSETSPVTHTQPWGEWHSSIGSVGKLVPNMEAKYMTMPEDGSEPREVGAGEVGELYLRGDNVFQGYHENPTATEECLSADGWFRTGDVGYQDAKGNFYITDRVKELIKYKGFQVAPAELEGILVDNEAVDDVAVIGVESEAHGSEVPVAFVVRSGKSKSSGASAEQEAENIIKWLDSKVAYHKRLRGGVRFVDEIPKSPSGKILRRMLKKQVQDEAKAAKPKAKL encoded by the exons ATGCCTGTTACATCGTCATACGCCCCGGTCCAGGTACCGGATGTTGATATCTGGGATTTCCTGTTTGAGAGAAAGGATAAGCCATTTCCTGATGACAAGA TCATCTACCAAGATGCCGACACAAAACGCGCCTACACATACGCCGGCGTCAAAGAAGCCGCCCTCACCTTCGGCAAAGGCCTGAAGGCCATCTACAACTGGCGCAAAGGCGACGTCCTCGCTCTCTTTACTCCCAATTGCATCGACACCCCTGTCGTCACTTGGGGCACCCACTGGGCTGGTGGTGTTGTTTCTCCCGCAAATCCCGCCTACACAGTTGAGGAATTGGCTTTCCAGCTGAAGAACTCAGGTGCGAAAGCACTGGTTACACAGATGTCTGCGTTGGGTGTGGCAGAGAAGGCTGCTGCCCAGGTTGGGATTTCGAGGGAGAGGGTGATTCTGATTGGAGATGAGAGACATCCTGAGGCGAAGTTCAAGCATTTCACCTCCGTGAGGAACATTTCTGGTGCGACGAGGTTCCGGAAGACCAAGGTTGACCCGAGGAAGGATCTGTCATTCCTGGTGTACTCGTCAGGGACGACGGGGTTGCCAAAGGGAGTGCGGTTGTCGCACCGGAATATCGTGGCCAATACCCTGCAGATGGAAGTTGCGGACGGAGCAAACCTATCCTGCAGTGGAGGCGAAGATGGAAAGGGTGACCGGATACTGGCCTTCCTCCCATTCTACCACATCTACGGACTGAACTGCCTCCTCCACCAAACAATCTACCGCGGCTACCAGCTCGTCGTGATGCAGAAATTCGACATCGAGAAATGGTGCGCCCACGTCCAGGACTATCGCATTACATTCAGCTACGTCGTGCCACCCGTTGTCCTGCTCCTGGGCAAACATCCCATCATCGACAAGTACAACCTGTCCAGCCTGCGCATGATGAACTGCGGCGCCGCACCACTCACCCAAGAACTCGTCGAAGCGGTCTACGCGCGCATCAAGGTCGGTATCAAGCAGGGCTACGGTCTCAGCGAGACAAGTCCTGTCACGCACACGCAGCCCTGGGGCGAGTGGCACAGCAGCATTGGGTCCGTGGGGAAACTGGTGCCGAATATGGAGGCGAAGTATATGACCATGCCAGAGGATGGGTCTGAGCCGCGCGAGGTTGGCGCTGGTGAGGTCGGGGAGTTGTATCTCCGGGGTGATAATGTGTTCCAGGGGTATCATGAGAATCCAACTGCGACGGAGGAGTGTCTGTCGGCTGATGGGTGGTTCCGAACCGGTGATGTGGGATACCAAGATGCCAAGGGCAACTTCTATATCACGGATCGGGTTAAGGAGCTTATCAAGTACAAGGGGTTCCAGGTTGCTCCTGCGGAGTTGGAGGGTATCCTGGTTGACAATGAGGCCGTGGATGATGTTGCGGTGATTGGCGTGGAAAGCGAGGCGCATGGCAGTGAGGTCCCTGTTGCGTTTGTTGTGCGGAGTGGCAAGAGCAAGTCCTCTGGCGCGAGCGCTGAGCAGGAGGCTGAGAACATCATCAAGTGGTTGGACAGCAAGGTGGCATACCACAAACGTCTGCGCGGTGGTGTGCGGTTTGTGGATGAGATCCCCAAGAGTCCCAGTGGAAAGATCCTCCGCCGGATGCTGAAGAAGCAGGTTCAAGATGAGGCCAAGGCTGCTAAGCCCAAGGCCAAGCTGTGA